The following coding sequences lie in one Pseudomonas syringae CC1557 genomic window:
- a CDS encoding ATP-binding protein: protein MLLLTLLAVLMAQALSSVIWLSQLRATQMEGLVTSARSLAYSMSASVSYFRSLPLVYRPMVLDQLRSMGGTRFVVSLNDHPLDMPIMQPTPRKQAVLDVVGNVLRQRLGNDPAISVWFARPEELRIFNSGLKLDELPRSWAHYALTLEPVNPPVLVTQIEMAPGEWFYIASLLPEPYTSLEEQELPLQQVSFIVLTSVFLLLFIGLLVHWQSRPLKRLARAARDMSLGADVVPVVEGGGSEVVEVSRAFYAMRTRISRYLTERGQLFSAISHDLRTPITRLRLRVELLEDEQLQRKFSRDLDELELLVKGALQCVKDTDIHENIEPVDLNALLDCLVEPWLLSDGSGRVTQQGAAQAAYSGKPLALKRCIGNLIDNALKYGNRAHLKVEDDAQAFVLHVDDEGPGVPEQRLEHVFEPHFRLAGNQQQGYGLGLGIARNIAHSHGGEVSLQNLRGGGLRVTLYLPRTAE, encoded by the coding sequence ATGCTGTTGCTGACGTTGCTGGCGGTGCTAATGGCTCAGGCGCTGTCCAGTGTTATCTGGCTGTCGCAGCTGCGTGCCACACAGATGGAGGGGCTGGTCACCAGCGCGCGCAGCCTGGCGTATTCGATGTCGGCCAGTGTCAGTTACTTTCGCTCATTGCCGCTGGTCTACCGGCCGATGGTCCTGGATCAGTTGCGCAGCATGGGCGGCACACGTTTCGTGGTCTCGCTCAATGATCACCCGCTGGACATGCCGATCATGCAACCCACGCCGCGCAAGCAGGCGGTGCTGGACGTGGTCGGCAACGTATTGCGTCAGCGTCTGGGCAACGACCCGGCCATCTCGGTATGGTTTGCTCGCCCGGAAGAACTGCGGATCTTCAATAGCGGCCTGAAGCTCGACGAGTTGCCGCGTTCCTGGGCGCATTACGCGCTGACGCTCGAACCGGTGAACCCGCCGGTGCTGGTGACGCAGATCGAAATGGCCCCCGGAGAATGGTTCTACATTGCCTCGCTGCTGCCTGAGCCCTACACGTCACTCGAAGAGCAGGAACTGCCGCTCCAGCAGGTCTCGTTCATTGTCCTGACCAGTGTGTTCCTGTTGCTGTTCATTGGCTTGCTGGTGCATTGGCAGAGTCGCCCACTCAAGCGTCTGGCGCGGGCTGCGCGAGACATGTCGCTGGGCGCTGATGTCGTGCCAGTGGTCGAAGGTGGCGGCAGCGAGGTGGTGGAGGTCAGCCGGGCGTTCTACGCCATGCGCACCCGGATCAGCCGCTACCTGACCGAAAGGGGTCAGTTGTTCAGTGCCATCTCGCACGATTTGCGCACGCCTATTACCCGCCTGCGGCTGCGGGTCGAGTTGCTGGAGGACGAGCAACTGCAACGTAAGTTCAGCCGCGACCTGGATGAGCTCGAACTGTTGGTCAAGGGCGCGCTGCAATGCGTCAAGGACACCGATATTCACGAAAACATCGAGCCGGTGGACCTGAATGCGCTACTGGACTGCCTGGTCGAACCCTGGCTGCTCTCTGATGGTAGCGGGCGGGTCACGCAGCAGGGCGCGGCACAGGCTGCGTATTCCGGTAAACCGCTGGCGCTCAAGCGCTGCATCGGCAATCTGATCGACAACGCCCTCAAATATGGGAACCGGGCTCACCTGAAGGTTGAGGACGATGCGCAGGCGTTCGTCTTACATGTCGATGATGAGGGCCCCGGCGTTCCTGAACAGCGTCTGGAGCATGTGTTCGAGCCACATTTCCGCCTGGCGGGCAATCAGCAGCAGGGTTATGGCCTTGGTCTGGGAATCGCGCGCAACATCGCGCACAGCCACGGCGGCGAAGTCAGCTTGCAGAACCTGCGCGGTGGCGGGCTGCGGGTGACATTGTATCTGCCGCGAACGGCGGAGTGA
- a CDS encoding response regulator has translation MSAVSKSILLVDDDQEIRELLDTYLSRAGFQVRTVGDGSGFRQAFNEAPSDLLILDVMLPDEDGFSLCKWVRQHPRQPHVPIIMLTASSDEADRVIGLELGADDYLGKPFSPRELQARIKALLRRAQFGQERTGGDVIVFDEWRLDMVSHRLFHNDGEEVILSGADFALLKLFLDNPQQILDRDTIGNATRGRELMPLERIVDMAVSRLRQRLRDTGKSPRLIRTIRGSGYLLAANVNTQAGGNY, from the coding sequence TTGAGTGCAGTCAGTAAATCGATCCTGCTGGTGGATGACGATCAGGAGATTCGCGAATTGCTGGACACCTACCTGAGCCGCGCCGGTTTTCAGGTACGTACCGTGGGCGATGGCTCCGGCTTTCGTCAGGCGTTCAATGAGGCGCCAAGTGATTTGTTGATCCTTGATGTCATGTTGCCCGACGAAGACGGTTTCAGCCTGTGCAAGTGGGTGCGCCAGCATCCGCGCCAGCCGCATGTGCCGATCATCATGCTCACTGCCAGTTCCGACGAAGCCGACCGTGTCATCGGTCTGGAGCTGGGCGCCGACGATTACCTCGGCAAGCCCTTCAGCCCGCGCGAACTTCAGGCCAGGATCAAGGCGCTGCTGCGCCGTGCCCAGTTCGGTCAGGAACGTACGGGCGGCGATGTGATTGTGTTCGACGAATGGCGGCTGGACATGGTCAGCCATCGACTGTTTCACAACGATGGTGAAGAAGTGATTCTGTCCGGTGCCGACTTTGCGTTGCTCAAACTGTTTCTCGACAACCCGCAGCAGATTCTCGACCGCGACACCATCGGCAACGCCACCCGCGGGCGCGAGCTGATGCCGCTGGAGCGAATCGTCGACATGGCGGTCAGCCGCCTGCGCCAGCGTCTACGGGATACCGGCAAATCGCCGCGTCTGATCCGGACCATTCGCGGCAGCGGTTACCTGCTGGCGGCGAACGTTAATACGCAAGCCGGCGGCAATTATTAA
- a CDS encoding glucokinase encodes MKLALVGDIGGTNARFAIWEDDTLHSVRVFPTIDYAGPEKAIEVYLQDLELQRGDIGYVCLAVAGPVDGDLFQFTNSHWQLSREAFCADLKVDHLLLINDFTAMALGMTRLKDDEYLTVCHGQGKPDRPRVVVGPGTGLGVGTLIKLEGSRWMALPGEGGHADLPIGSAREALLWARLMAEREHVSAEVVLSGAGLLLLYQVSCALDNVEPVLKSPSAITSAALAGDPVAAAVLEQFCVFLGRVVGNNVLIQGGLGGVYIVGGVVPRFIDFFINSGFKRAMAEKGVMSDYFKGLPVWLVTAEYPGLMGSGVALQQAFGSEI; translated from the coding sequence GTGAAGTTGGCCCTGGTCGGTGATATAGGCGGTACCAATGCACGTTTTGCCATTTGGGAAGACGACACGCTGCATTCTGTCCGGGTATTCCCGACCATTGACTACGCGGGCCCGGAAAAGGCCATCGAAGTCTATTTACAGGACCTTGAGTTGCAGCGTGGTGATATCGGTTATGTGTGCCTGGCGGTCGCCGGGCCGGTCGACGGTGATCTGTTTCAGTTCACCAACAGCCACTGGCAGCTCAGTCGCGAGGCGTTCTGCGCCGACCTGAAAGTCGATCACCTGTTGCTGATCAACGACTTTACCGCCATGGCGCTGGGCATGACCCGGCTCAAGGACGACGAATACCTGACCGTTTGCCACGGCCAGGGCAAACCGGATCGTCCGCGTGTGGTGGTGGGGCCGGGCACCGGGTTGGGGGTCGGTACGCTGATCAAGCTGGAAGGCAGTCGCTGGATGGCCTTGCCGGGGGAAGGTGGGCATGCCGACCTGCCGATTGGCAGCGCACGCGAAGCGTTGCTGTGGGCGCGGCTGATGGCGGAACGCGAGCATGTGAGTGCCGAAGTGGTGCTCAGCGGTGCTGGTCTGTTGCTGCTGTATCAAGTCAGTTGCGCGCTGGACAACGTCGAGCCGGTGTTAAAGTCGCCTTCCGCGATCACCTCGGCGGCACTGGCGGGCGATCCGGTGGCGGCAGCGGTGCTGGAACAATTCTGTGTATTTCTGGGCCGCGTGGTGGGCAATAACGTGCTCATTCAGGGCGGCCTGGGCGGTGTCTACATCGTCGGTGGCGTGGTCCCGAGGTTCATCGACTTCTTCATCAACAGCGGCTTCAAGCGTGCCATGGCTGAAAAGGGCGTGATGAGTGACTATTTCAAAGGCTTGCCAGTTTGGCTGGTCACTGCTGAATACCCTGGCCTGATGGGTTCAGGCGTGGCTTTGCAACAGGCTTTCGGTTCGGAGATCTGA
- the edd gene encoding phosphogluconate dehydratase, whose translation MHPRILEVTERLIARSRETRQRYLELIRGAASEGPMRGKLQCANFAHGVAACGPEDKQNLRLMNAANVAIVSSYNEMLSAHQPYEHFPTQIKQALRDIGSVGQFAGGVPAMCDGVTQGEPGMELAIASREVIAMSTAIALSHNMFDAALMLGICDKIVPGLMMGALRFGHLPTLFVPGGPMVSGISNKEKADVRQRYAEGKATREELLDSEMKSYHGPGTCTFYGTANTNQLLMEVMGMHLPGASFVNPYTPLRDALTVEAAQQVTRLTMQSGNFMPIGEIVDERSLVNSIVALHATGGSTNHTLHMPAIAQAAGIQLTWQDMADLSEVVPTLSHVYPNGKADINHFQAAGGMSFLIRELLAAGLLHENVNTVAGYGLSRYTKEPFLEDGKLVWREGPLESLDENILRPVSRPFSPEGGLRVMEGNLGRGVMKVSAVAPEHQIVEAPAKVFEDQQDLADAFKAGELECDFVAVMRFQGPRSNGMPELHKMTPFLGVLQDRGFKVALVTDGRMSGASGKIPAAIHVCPEAFDGGPLARVREGDVIRVDGVKGTLQVLVEASELAAREPAVNQLDNSVGCGRELFGFMRMAFSSAEQGASAFTSSLEKLK comes from the coding sequence ATGCATCCCCGCATTCTTGAGGTAACCGAGCGGCTCATCGCTCGCAGCCGTGAAACCCGTCAGCGTTATCTTGAATTGATTCGCGGTGCAGCGAGCGAAGGCCCGATGCGCGGCAAACTGCAATGTGCCAACTTTGCTCACGGGGTCGCTGCCTGCGGCCCGGAAGACAAGCAAAACCTGCGTCTGATGAACGCCGCCAACGTGGCGATCGTGTCTTCCTACAACGAGATGCTCTCTGCGCATCAGCCTTACGAACACTTCCCCACCCAGATCAAACAGGCTTTACGTGACATTGGATCGGTCGGTCAGTTTGCCGGTGGCGTACCCGCCATGTGCGATGGCGTGACTCAGGGCGAGCCGGGCATGGAGCTGGCGATCGCCAGCCGCGAAGTGATCGCCATGTCCACTGCCATCGCTCTGTCGCACAACATGTTCGATGCCGCGCTGATGCTGGGCATCTGCGACAAGATCGTCCCCGGCTTGATGATGGGCGCGCTGCGTTTTGGCCATCTTCCGACCCTTTTCGTGCCGGGCGGGCCAATGGTGTCGGGCATCTCCAACAAGGAAAAAGCCGACGTGCGGCAGCGTTACGCGGAAGGCAAGGCCACCCGCGAAGAGCTGCTGGACTCTGAAATGAAGTCCTATCATGGCCCCGGCACCTGCACCTTCTACGGCACAGCCAACACTAATCAGTTGCTGATGGAAGTCATGGGCATGCACCTTCCCGGCGCCTCGTTCGTCAATCCCTACACGCCGTTGCGCGATGCACTGACCGTCGAGGCGGCGCAGCAGGTCACCCGCCTGACGATGCAGAGCGGCAATTTCATGCCGATCGGCGAAATTGTTGACGAACGCTCGCTGGTCAATTCCATCGTCGCGCTGCACGCCACCGGCGGTTCGACCAATCACACGCTGCACATGCCGGCCATTGCTCAGGCTGCCGGTATCCAGTTGACCTGGCAGGACATGGCCGATCTGTCGGAAGTGGTGCCGACCCTCAGCCACGTTTATCCGAACGGCAAGGCTGACATCAACCACTTCCAGGCCGCCGGTGGCATGTCGTTCCTGATTCGCGAGCTGCTGGCCGCCGGTCTGCTGCACGAGAACGTCAACACCGTGGCCGGTTATGGCCTAAGCCGCTACACCAAAGAACCGTTCCTGGAAGACGGCAAACTGGTCTGGCGTGAAGGCCCTCTGGAAAGCCTGGACGAAAATATCCTGCGCCCGGTGTCTCGTCCGTTTTCGCCGGAAGGTGGCTTGCGGGTCATGGAAGGCAATCTGGGCCGTGGCGTGATGAAAGTTTCTGCTGTCGCTCCAGAGCATCAGATTGTCGAAGCGCCCGCCAAGGTCTTCGAAGATCAGCAGGACCTGGCTGATGCGTTCAAGGCCGGTGAGCTGGAATGTGATTTCGTCGCCGTGATGCGTTTCCAGGGGCCGCGCTCCAACGGCATGCCCGAACTGCACAAGATGACACCGTTTCTGGGCGTTCTGCAGGACCGTGGTTTCAAAGTGGCGCTGGTGACTGATGGACGGATGTCAGGTGCCTCAGGCAAGATCCCGGCGGCCATTCATGTCTGCCCTGAAGCGTTTGATGGTGGCCCGTTGGCGCGTGTGCGTGAAGGTGATGTCATCCGCGTGGATGGCGTAAAAGGCACGTTACAAGTGCTGGTCGAAGCGTCAGAATTGGCCGCCCGCGAACCGGCCGTCAATCAGCTCGACAACAGTGTCGGCTGCGGTCGCGAGCTGTTTGGATTCATGCGCATGGCCTTCAGCTCCGCAGAGCAGGGCGCCAGCGCCTTTACCTCTAGTCTGGAGAAGCTCAAGTGA
- the gap gene encoding type I glyceraldehyde-3-phosphate dehydrogenase: MTLRIAINGFGRIGRNVLRALYTQGYRQDLQVVAINDLGDSEMNAHLLRFDTVHGPFSGTVECDKESLTVNGDRISVSAIRNPAELPWKAQNIDVVFECTGLFTSRDKAAAHLTAGARKVIISAPASGADATIVYGVNHDTLRQSHQIISSASCTTNCLAPVAQVLHRELGIETGLMTTIHAYTNDQNLIDVYHTDPYRARSATQSMIPSKTGAAEAVGLVLPELAGKLTGMAVRVPVINVSLVDLTVTLKRETTAEEVNALMKEASQHSKVLGYNTLPLVSHDFNHNPLSSIFDANHTKVSGKLLKVLSWYDNEWAFSNRMLDNCLALHNAQ; this comes from the coding sequence ATGACTCTTCGTATCGCAATCAACGGTTTTGGCCGAATCGGCCGCAACGTCCTACGCGCACTGTATACCCAAGGCTACCGTCAGGACCTGCAGGTCGTCGCCATCAACGATCTGGGCGACAGCGAAATGAACGCACACCTGCTGCGTTTCGACACCGTACACGGCCCTTTCAGCGGCACGGTCGAGTGCGACAAGGAAAGCCTGACGGTCAACGGTGACCGTATTTCGGTCAGCGCGATTCGCAACCCTGCCGAACTGCCGTGGAAAGCGCAGAATATCGACGTGGTGTTCGAATGCACCGGTCTGTTCACCAGCCGCGACAAGGCCGCCGCACACCTGACTGCCGGTGCCCGCAAGGTGATTATCTCAGCCCCGGCCAGCGGCGCCGATGCCACCATCGTCTATGGTGTCAACCATGACACGCTGCGTCAGTCGCACCAGATCATCTCCAGCGCTTCCTGCACCACCAACTGCCTGGCACCGGTCGCTCAGGTGCTGCATCGTGAGCTGGGCATCGAAACCGGTCTGATGACCACCATTCATGCCTACACCAACGACCAGAACCTGATCGACGTCTACCACACCGACCCCTACCGCGCCCGTTCGGCTACGCAGTCGATGATTCCGAGCAAGACCGGCGCTGCCGAAGCCGTTGGCCTGGTACTCCCGGAACTGGCAGGCAAGCTGACCGGCATGGCCGTGCGCGTGCCGGTGATCAATGTGTCGCTCGTCGACCTGACCGTAACCCTGAAGCGTGAAACCACCGCTGAAGAAGTTAACGCATTGATGAAAGAAGCCAGTCAGCATTCAAAAGTGCTGGGTTACAACACCCTGCCGCTGGTCTCCCACGACTTCAACCACAACCCGCTATCGTCGATTTTCGACGCCAATCACACCAAAGTCAGCGGAAAGTTGCTCAAGGTCCTGTCCTGGTACGACAATGAGTGGGCGTTCTCCAATCGCATGCTCGACAACTGCCTGGCGCTGCATAACGCGCAGTAA
- a CDS encoding RNA polymerase sigma factor, with translation MSQSHFNNVFMAQRAVLLRTLQRMVGSHSAAEDLLQETWLRVSRALTEHSVDHLEPFVFQTARNLALDHLRARRIHGRTMIEDVSPARLEAVVAQLGAPEDAAHAKRLLEGLSASLSTLSQRQQKIFTLSRLNGCSYLEIAEQLQVSASTVQKELKLIMAICVGVISRLDPP, from the coding sequence GTGTCGCAGTCTCATTTCAATAATGTCTTTATGGCCCAACGTGCCGTGCTGTTGCGCACCTTGCAGCGCATGGTCGGCAGCCACAGCGCCGCCGAGGACCTGCTTCAGGAAACCTGGTTGCGTGTCAGTCGTGCGCTGACCGAACACTCCGTCGACCATCTCGAACCCTTCGTCTTTCAGACCGCCCGCAATCTGGCTCTGGATCATCTGCGTGCGCGGCGCATTCATGGCCGCACCATGATCGAAGATGTCTCGCCAGCCCGACTGGAAGCTGTCGTTGCACAGCTCGGCGCACCCGAGGATGCCGCTCATGCCAAGCGCCTGCTCGAAGGCCTGAGCGCCAGCCTGAGCACACTGAGCCAGCGTCAGCAAAAGATCTTCACCCTCAGCCGCCTCAATGGTTGCAGTTACCTGGAGATCGCCGAGCAGTTACAGGTCTCGGCCAGCACTGTGCAAAAGGAACTGAAGCTGATCATGGCGATCTGCGTGGGCGTGATTTCAAGGCTTGACCCGCCCTGA
- a CDS encoding FecR family protein has product MPPKTEHPQAIAQDVLSDCAMDQALTWLIELEDADADRLARFQEWLNADPEHARAFDKARAIWQSPTVQLAAEHIAQPRKRSTWQRVRPHWKSLATAAVLLLGLFSFSHLPLRLQADHLTVVGERQRLELADGSRVLLNTNSALSSRIDDQQRSARLLQGEAFFEVASRPGLPLQIDAGPVRMSASSTEFSVRYLDGVAQVDVQRGAVEVRALQGNSSLSLAAGERIRVGPGGFGHREKLDPARDLAWVQGRLIFDNSPLSEVLAELRRYYPGWIINTNAQLDRVAVTGNYRLDNPLDVVRSLAQITSASLHEMPALVILN; this is encoded by the coding sequence GTGCCCCCGAAAACAGAGCATCCTCAAGCAATTGCGCAGGACGTATTGAGCGATTGTGCAATGGATCAGGCGCTGACCTGGCTGATCGAGCTGGAAGATGCCGATGCGGACCGGCTGGCCCGTTTTCAGGAATGGCTGAATGCCGATCCAGAACATGCGCGCGCGTTCGACAAGGCGCGGGCGATCTGGCAGTCACCAACGGTTCAACTCGCTGCTGAACATATTGCGCAACCGCGCAAGCGTTCGACGTGGCAACGTGTCCGCCCGCACTGGAAATCTCTGGCGACCGCTGCGGTTCTGCTGCTGGGGCTGTTCAGCTTCAGTCACCTGCCCTTACGCTTGCAAGCCGACCACCTGACAGTGGTCGGCGAGCGTCAGCGTCTCGAACTGGCCGATGGCTCCAGGGTTTTGCTCAACACCAACTCTGCGCTCTCCAGCCGCATCGATGACCAGCAGCGCTCTGCCCGACTGCTTCAAGGCGAAGCATTTTTCGAGGTGGCGTCCAGACCGGGTCTGCCATTGCAAATCGACGCAGGTCCAGTACGCATGAGCGCCAGCAGCACCGAGTTTTCGGTGCGTTATCTGGATGGCGTCGCGCAAGTGGACGTGCAGCGCGGCGCTGTCGAGGTGCGTGCGTTACAGGGCAACTCCAGCCTCAGCCTTGCGGCGGGGGAACGCATTCGCGTCGGGCCTGGCGGTTTCGGGCACAGGGAAAAGCTTGATCCGGCCCGTGACCTGGCCTGGGTGCAGGGCCGACTGATCTTCGACAACAGCCCGCTGAGCGAGGTGCTGGCTGAACTGCGCCGCTACTATCCCGGCTGGATCATCAACACCAATGCGCAACTGGACCGTGTCGCAGTTACCGGAAACTACCGTCTGGACAACCCGCTGGACGTGGTGCGTTCGCTGGCGCAGATCACCTCGGCAAGCTTGCATGAAATGCCCGCGCTGGTGATCCTCAACTGA
- a CDS encoding TonB-dependent hemoglobin/transferrin/lactoferrin family receptor, whose amino-acid sequence MSSTFTPVARDRARLTLSLLTIAILGSGLQALPAHASSENAPSARPAGTYRFSISQQPLVSALNEFSRITGWQVGVSSELAQNVTSQGANGNLSAAAALDNLLAGSALSYRNLGNNNVVLEKRIAGVMALDQITVSATRQAQEVATVPSTVSVHSRKQLDRQNVNSIRDLVRYEPGVSVGGAGQRAGTTGYNIRGIDGNRILTQVDGVEVPDSFFTGPYAQTHRNYVDPEIVKRVEILRGPASALYGSSAIGGVVSYYTLDPDDIIKPGQDVGARLKTGYSSADESWLNSATLAGRQGEFDALLHLSQRNGHETESYGETGGTGLSRTEANPQDARSTNVLGKLGWNYSDGARLALAYEKYKDDRDSNLKNAVGGPFANGSGLGMYRSREGSDTITRERFGVENTFSLDSLLVDNLKWSLNYQTARTDQSTNERYFPFSRDVYRQRETEYQEKQWIFDAQLDKAFSIASTDHVLTYGTTIKQQKVTGLRSGSGTCARVFGSCRVVGADSPSDRLIATSDFPDPTITSYALFAQDQISWNDWTFMPGVRYDHTRLEPKFTQAFLNSVDLADPSEANDETKTWHRLSPKFGVTYALTDQYTGYGQYAEGFRTPSAKSLYGRFENPRAGYTVEPNPNLKPETSNSYETGLRGRFESGSFDIAVFYNTYRDFINEDAIKPGYDELTFQSNNIKHATMKGAEFKGRLNLDSLGAPSGLYSQASIAYVHGRNDDTGEPINSVNPLTGVIGLGYEQNTYGSLLSWTLVKRKTRVDDSNFHTPDGTSSQFKTPGFGILDLTGYYKVSNDVTVNAGLYNLTDKKYWRWDDVRGYDGVGEAGVTAPANLDRLTQPGRNFGVNVVWDI is encoded by the coding sequence ATGTCATCCACGTTCACGCCTGTCGCCCGAGACCGCGCACGGCTTACACTTTCGCTACTGACCATCGCGATCCTCGGCTCAGGCCTGCAAGCACTGCCTGCCCACGCGTCCAGCGAAAATGCACCGTCGGCACGCCCGGCAGGCACCTACCGTTTCTCCATCAGCCAGCAACCGCTAGTATCAGCCCTGAATGAATTCAGCCGCATTACCGGCTGGCAAGTCGGTGTGTCATCAGAGCTGGCGCAAAACGTAACGTCACAGGGCGCAAACGGTAATCTGAGCGCGGCAGCCGCTCTGGACAACTTGCTGGCGGGCAGCGCGCTGAGCTATCGCAACCTGGGCAACAACAATGTGGTGCTGGAAAAACGCATCGCTGGCGTCATGGCGCTTGATCAGATCACGGTGAGCGCTACGCGTCAGGCACAGGAAGTGGCCACCGTACCGAGCACTGTCAGTGTTCATTCGCGCAAACAGCTGGACCGTCAGAACGTCAATTCCATTCGCGACCTGGTGCGCTATGAGCCAGGTGTTTCAGTGGGCGGCGCAGGCCAGCGTGCCGGCACAACCGGTTACAACATTCGCGGGATCGACGGCAACCGCATCCTGACCCAGGTCGATGGTGTTGAAGTGCCCGACAGTTTCTTCACCGGCCCTTATGCGCAGACCCACCGCAACTATGTCGATCCCGAAATCGTCAAGCGCGTGGAAATCCTTCGCGGCCCAGCCTCAGCCCTGTATGGCAGCAGCGCCATCGGCGGCGTGGTCAGTTATTACACGCTGGACCCGGATGACATCATCAAACCCGGCCAGGACGTCGGCGCGCGTTTGAAAACCGGCTACAGCTCGGCAGACGAGAGCTGGCTGAACTCTGCCACGCTGGCCGGGCGGCAGGGCGAGTTCGACGCGCTGCTGCACTTGAGCCAGCGCAACGGTCACGAAACCGAATCCTATGGCGAGACGGGCGGCACTGGCCTGAGCCGCACCGAAGCCAACCCTCAGGACGCCCGCAGCACCAACGTGCTGGGCAAACTGGGCTGGAATTATAGCGATGGCGCGCGTCTGGCGCTGGCCTATGAAAAGTACAAGGATGATCGCGACAGCAACCTGAAAAACGCGGTGGGAGGACCGTTCGCCAATGGCAGCGGGCTGGGTATGTATCGGTCGCGCGAAGGCAGCGACACCATTACCCGCGAACGCTTCGGTGTCGAGAACACGTTCAGTCTCGACAGCCTGCTGGTGGATAACCTCAAGTGGAGCCTGAACTACCAGACCGCCAGGACCGACCAGAGCACTAACGAACGTTATTTCCCGTTCTCCCGCGATGTGTATCGCCAACGCGAGACGGAGTATCAGGAAAAACAGTGGATCTTCGACGCCCAGCTGGACAAGGCATTTTCCATCGCCAGCACTGACCATGTGCTGACCTACGGCACCACCATCAAGCAACAGAAAGTCACCGGGCTGCGCAGCGGCAGCGGGACCTGTGCCCGGGTGTTCGGCTCCTGCCGTGTGGTCGGCGCCGACAGCCCGAGCGACCGACTGATCGCCACCAGCGACTTCCCGGACCCGACCATCACCAGTTATGCCCTGTTCGCGCAGGATCAGATCAGTTGGAACGACTGGACCTTCATGCCCGGCGTGCGCTACGACCACACGCGACTCGAACCGAAGTTCACTCAGGCGTTTCTCAACTCGGTCGACCTCGCAGACCCGAGCGAGGCCAACGATGAAACGAAGACCTGGCATCGCCTGTCACCCAAGTTTGGCGTGACTTACGCGCTGACTGACCAATACACAGGGTATGGCCAGTATGCCGAAGGGTTCCGCACGCCCTCGGCAAAATCACTTTATGGTCGCTTCGAAAACCCGAGGGCCGGCTACACAGTCGAGCCGAATCCGAACCTGAAGCCGGAAACCAGCAACAGTTATGAAACGGGGCTGCGCGGCCGCTTCGAATCCGGCTCGTTCGACATCGCCGTGTTCTATAACACGTACCGCGACTTCATCAACGAGGACGCGATCAAACCCGGCTATGACGAACTGACCTTCCAGTCGAACAATATCAAGCACGCCACCATGAAAGGCGCCGAGTTCAAGGGGCGTCTGAATCTCGACAGCCTGGGCGCGCCGAGCGGCCTGTACAGCCAGGCATCCATTGCTTACGTCCACGGCCGCAACGATGACACGGGCGAGCCGATCAACAGCGTCAACCCGCTGACCGGAGTCATCGGCCTGGGGTATGAACAGAACACTTACGGCAGCCTGCTGAGCTGGACGCTGGTCAAGCGCAAGACCCGCGTGGACGACAGCAACTTTCATACGCCGGATGGCACCTCCAGCCAGTTCAAGACACCGGGCTTCGGCATTCTGGACCTGACCGGCTATTACAAGGTCAGCAACGACGTGACCGTGAATGCCGGCCTGTACAACCTGACCGACAAGAAATACTGGCGCTGGGACGACGTACGCGGCTACGACGGCGTGGGTGAGGCCGGCGTGACTGCGCCTGCCAATCTTGATCGCCTGACCCAGCCGGGACGCAACTTCGGCGTCAACGTGGTGTGGGACATCTGA
- a CDS encoding biliverdin-producing heme oxygenase — translation MPLDPIPTTLRSQRLNQITHAPHEQLDKAVKAYAPFATLVSYARFVVAQYLFQSELQSLYNDPALQAIIHDLPARCRAAQAKADLADLNMDIPLPVPGAVHGTHNAEALGWLFVSEGSKLGAAFLIKRAEALNLSDRFGARHLGEPEGGRAAGWKTFVRTLDDLPLTAGQEAQLDQGAIAAFERFNVLLQHAYIDAPVAEAAQA, via the coding sequence ATGCCCCTCGACCCGATCCCGACGACCCTGCGTTCGCAACGCCTCAATCAGATTACTCACGCGCCGCATGAACAGCTCGACAAGGCGGTCAAGGCCTATGCACCGTTTGCAACACTGGTCAGCTATGCACGCTTTGTGGTCGCCCAGTACCTGTTCCAGAGCGAACTGCAAAGCCTGTACAACGACCCGGCGCTCCAGGCGATCATCCACGACCTGCCCGCGCGCTGCCGGGCGGCACAGGCCAAGGCAGACCTTGCCGACCTGAATATGGACATTCCGCTGCCCGTGCCCGGCGCAGTACACGGTACACACAATGCCGAGGCGCTCGGCTGGCTGTTCGTTTCCGAAGGTTCCAAGCTGGGCGCGGCGTTCCTGATCAAACGCGCCGAAGCGTTGAACCTGAGTGACCGTTTCGGTGCCAGACACCTGGGCGAGCCCGAAGGTGGCCGCGCCGCTGGCTGGAAGACCTTTGTCAGAACGCTTGACGACCTGCCGCTGACTGCCGGGCAGGAAGCGCAACTAGATCAAGGTGCCATTGCCGCTTTCGAGCGTTTCAATGTGCTGCTGCAACACGCCTATATCGATGCACCTGTCGCCGAAGCAGCGCAGGCATGA